From Chloroflexota bacterium, the proteins below share one genomic window:
- a CDS encoding DNA-3-methyladenine glycosylase 2 family protein: protein MSSQAQALNLNKALRHLRRNPHLAPLIAKHGRPTFRPTHNTFRALTESIIYQQLSGKAAAAIFNHFLDIFPDRRFPAPARLLAVPLPRLRAAGLSTQKATYLLDLATKFCDGSLRPGNFGQMSDEEISQHLIQVKGIGQWTADMFLMFGLNRPDVLPVGDLGIRNGFKKLYGLRDLPTADEMITLAEPWRPHRTVASWYLWRVVEDK from the coding sequence ATGTCCTCTCAAGCGCAGGCCCTCAACCTCAACAAAGCATTGCGGCACTTGCGCCGCAACCCTCATCTTGCGCCCCTCATTGCCAAACACGGCCGGCCGACTTTCCGCCCGACTCACAATACCTTCCGCGCCCTGACCGAGTCCATCATCTATCAGCAACTTTCCGGTAAAGCCGCCGCGGCCATCTTCAACCATTTTCTGGACATTTTCCCGGATCGGCGCTTCCCCGCCCCTGCCCGACTCCTGGCGGTGCCTCTGCCCCGACTGCGGGCCGCCGGACTCTCCACCCAAAAAGCAACTTACCTCCTCGACCTGGCCACCAAGTTCTGCGACGGCTCTCTCCGGCCCGGCAACTTCGGCCAGATGAGCGACGAAGAAATCTCGCAACATCTCATTCAAGTTAAAGGCATCGGCCAGTGGACGGCGGATATGTTTCTCATGTTCGGCCTCAATCGCCCGGACGTTTTGCCGGTAGGCGACCTGGGCATTCGCAATGGCTTCAAGAAGCTGTACGGCCTGCGCGATCTGCCAACCGCCGATGAAATGATCACCCTGGCCGAACCCTGGCGGCCTCACCGCACAGTGGCCTCGTGGTATTTGTGGCGGGTGGTGGAAGACAAATGA
- a CDS encoding site-2 protease family protein — protein sequence MFTYESLVQRQFDVVAALRAEIEGLMRLGDIQASDRGESVVFVGRLQTNAEDTYRLARDRFRKLGYTAILRHENGEDIIVAQKGVSIFTPSNPIINVLLLLATIITTTFAGAGFAGVNIVPAFQAAMSTGQFGPLLSALGAGASFSATLLLILGVHEMGHYIAARLHNVHVTLPYFIPVPFGLGTFGAFIQLKSPVESRKSLFDVGLAGPVAGFIVALPLMIVGLMASEVVPAVGVGGRLGQSILLSWLLNLIQPHAAGYAVALNPVAIAAWFGMLVTGFNLLPMGQLDGGHVAYAVLGKAARPLAYLTFAGLILAGFRLWSGWWTWAFLAFITGLRHAEPLNDITPLDPARKFVGLLTLIWFFLIITPRPF from the coding sequence ATGTTTACCTACGAATCCCTTGTGCAACGCCAGTTTGATGTAGTAGCCGCCTTGCGAGCCGAAATTGAAGGCCTCATGCGTCTGGGCGATATTCAGGCTTCCGACCGGGGCGAGTCGGTTGTTTTTGTAGGCCGCCTGCAGACCAACGCTGAAGACACGTACCGCCTGGCGCGCGACCGCTTCCGCAAGCTGGGCTACACGGCCATCTTGCGCCACGAAAACGGCGAAGACATCATCGTTGCCCAGAAGGGTGTTTCCATCTTTACGCCCTCGAATCCGATCATCAATGTTCTGCTTCTGCTGGCGACGATTATTACCACCACTTTCGCCGGGGCCGGTTTTGCTGGAGTGAACATCGTCCCGGCTTTTCAGGCGGCGATGAGCACCGGGCAGTTCGGGCCGTTGCTCTCGGCCCTCGGCGCGGGCGCGTCGTTCTCGGCCACGCTCCTGCTTATCCTGGGCGTGCACGAGATGGGGCACTACATTGCCGCCCGACTGCATAACGTTCACGTCACCCTGCCGTACTTCATCCCGGTTCCGTTCGGCCTCGGCACGTTCGGCGCCTTCATTCAACTCAAGTCACCGGTCGAGAGCCGCAAGTCGTTGTTCGACGTGGGCCTGGCCGGGCCGGTGGCCGGTTTCATCGTGGCCCTGCCGCTGATGATCGTCGGCCTGATGGCTTCGGAGGTGGTTCCGGCAGTTGGTGTGGGTGGCCGACTCGGACAATCAATCTTGTTGAGCTGGTTGCTTAATTTGATCCAACCGCACGCCGCCGGTTATGCCGTAGCCCTGAATCCGGTGGCAATCGCCGCCTGGTTCGGCATGTTGGTCACCGGCTTCAACCTTCTGCCCATGGGCCAGCTCGACGGCGGCCACGTAGCTTACGCCGTGCTGGGCAAGGCCGCTCGCCCGCTGGCGTATCTCACGTTTGCCGGTCTGATTTTGGCGGGCTTCAGACTCTGGTCGGGTTGGTGGACGTGGGCGTTCCTGGCCTTCATCACCGGCCTGCGCCACGCCGAGCCGCTCAACGACATCACGCCGCTCGACCCGGCCCGCAAGTTTGTGGGCCTGCTGACGCTGATCTGGTTCTTCTTGATCATCACCCCCAGGCCGTTTTAG
- a CDS encoding fumarylacetoacetate hydrolase family protein, with protein MIYLRYQKNGEAHYGWLDGTRVGAVIGEVFGDSKRGGIVADLREVTILPPATPSKIIAVGQNYVARALEQGLEPPDIPPLCLKPPSAVIGHYDEIVIPPQSAQVEHEAELAVIIGRRARWVSVEDALKFVWGYTCANDVTARDLERRDSQLTRGKGFDTFCPLGPWVSTDVDAADVVVMCKVNGQVRQMSSTRELRFSVPQLVAFISSVMTLEPGDVILTGTPAGVGSLLPGDQVEVEIEGIGTLVNTVT; from the coding sequence ATGATCTATCTTCGTTATCAAAAGAATGGCGAAGCTCACTACGGCTGGTTGGACGGCACACGGGTCGGCGCGGTGATTGGCGAGGTGTTTGGCGACTCGAAGCGCGGCGGCATTGTGGCCGACTTGCGCGAGGTGACGATTTTGCCGCCGGCCACGCCCAGCAAGATCATTGCCGTCGGCCAGAACTATGTAGCCCGCGCCCTCGAGCAGGGCCTGGAGCCGCCCGACATCCCGCCGCTCTGTCTCAAGCCGCCCAGCGCCGTGATCGGCCACTACGATGAAATTGTGATTCCGCCGCAGTCGGCGCAGGTAGAGCACGAGGCCGAACTGGCGGTGATCATTGGCCGCCGGGCGCGGTGGGTGTCGGTGGAAGATGCGCTCAAGTTTGTGTGGGGCTATACTTGCGCCAACGATGTCACCGCCCGCGATCTGGAGCGGCGCGATTCGCAGTTGACGCGGGGCAAGGGCTTTGACACCTTTTGCCCGCTCGGCCCCTGGGTGTCTACAGATGTTGACGCCGCCGATGTGGTAGTGATGTGCAAGGTCAACGGCCAGGTGCGGCAAATGTCGTCCACCCGTGAGCTACGATTCTCGGTGCCGCAGTTGGTGGCTTTCATCTCGTCGGTGATGACGCTGGAGCCGGGCGACGTAATCCTCACCGGCACGCCCGCCGGTGTCGGGTCGCTCCTTCCAGGCGACCAGGTGGAAGTGGAGATTGAGGGGATTGGGACGCTGGTGAACACAGTAACATGA
- a CDS encoding type II toxin-antitoxin system HicB family antitoxin encodes MKKILQLTAVIEQEGDGYVSTCPELGIVSQGKTIEKARLNLLEAVEGFFEVASPSEIRRRLKRKTYVMPLMPTVPALAKQTARGA; translated from the coding sequence ATGAAGAAAATACTGCAACTGACTGCCGTAATTGAGCAAGAAGGCGATGGCTATGTGTCCACCTGCCCCGAATTGGGAATCGTGAGTCAGGGGAAGACGATTGAAAAGGCGCGGTTGAATTTGCTAGAGGCGGTTGAAGGGTTCTTTGAGGTTGCCTCACCCTCCGAAATTCGGCGCCGGTTGAAGAGAAAAACCTATGTCATGCCACTCATGCCAACAGTGCCGGCGCTTGCCAAGCAAACCGCGCGTGGGGCATAA
- a CDS encoding histidine phosphatase family protein yields MTLLYLIRHARSTWNAAGRMQGQADPPLDEAGRAQAQALAERLKDETFHAVYSSPLARARETAEILIASRAVQPPLVFDDRLMERHLGEWTGLTGDEARDRFPENGGRDWRVDGPPGGESQAELTGRAAEVVGSILAVHPDQAVAIVSHGGTLNAYLAYLLGIPPEKPVGFRFSNCSLARLSVRGENVYLLSLGEESHLEGMRN; encoded by the coding sequence ATGACTCTTCTCTACCTCATCCGCCACGCCCGCTCTACCTGGAACGCCGCAGGCCGAATGCAGGGCCAGGCCGACCCGCCACTGGACGAGGCGGGCCGGGCGCAGGCACAAGCTCTGGCCGAGCGTTTGAAGGACGAAACTTTTCACGCCGTGTACAGCAGTCCCCTCGCCCGCGCCCGCGAGACCGCCGAAATTCTAATCGCCTCCCGTGCCGTTCAGCCGCCGCTCGTCTTTGATGACCGATTGATGGAGCGCCACCTGGGCGAATGGACGGGATTGACGGGCGACGAAGCCAGAGACCGCTTCCCCGAAAACGGAGGGCGCGACTGGCGAGTAGACGGGCCGCCCGGCGGCGAGAGTCAGGCGGAGTTGACGGGTCGGGCCGCCGAGGTTGTGGGGAGCATCCTCGCCGTCCACCCCGATCAGGCGGTTGCCATCGTCAGTCATGGCGGCACGCTAAATGCTTATCTGGCTTACCTGCTGGGAATTCCGCCGGAAAAGCCGGTCGGGTTTCGTTTTAGCAATTGCAGTCTGGCCCGGCTGAGCGTGCGCGGCGAGAACGTTTACCTGCTCAGCCTGGGCGAAGAGTCTCACCTGGAAGGCATGAGAAATTAG
- a CDS encoding AAA family ATPase encodes MSNLPAPRTNWLGKPLKSPDEPSGQPKSKNDIGSRHRRWYNQLFRFVKSFWWIWLIGGLALLAVILSYISRDALNFYLSGLQVSVEFLFRLIFALSINILMFVGIFWFMARSKTEVILPGDPKSLTLDDYKGQKQLVKLVKEWISLLSDRTEFQKMGGNFINGLLLYGPPGTGKTMLAKCMAGEAGIAFMSMEGSGFRAMFFGVDVLKMIAFCNKAKKLAREYGACIAYIDEIDAVGASRGGVMGGGGMMGMMGGGSGSLTRLLYEMDGIGEVTRWEKLQGRLYRFFGKKPPVRNWHVLYMGSTNRPDVLDPALTRPGRFDRSIEVSAPDKTGRREIVQYYLSKITHDETVDVEAIVADTNGATPERIMSAITKDSVRIALFSGKRLVGQRDIDLAFQEQYFGIENPIEEMEEDQKRVLAYHEAGHAVVQHYVMPDQRIVRVSIIRRGRAYGYVLPVDTKEWHIVPLRRFVVDMMVSLAGRAAENVFFGEPFASVGGDYANIRNNLWVLYVSGMFGPPLKGQAMVSMMAGESSISQGEKDKIIEQYWRTLETQVENLLRAHASEVHSLVNALLERSDLSGTEALEIMENARLEAIARGEHVPEGLPPMMMQLLPEHQRQPAKLEELEPAPAAD; translated from the coding sequence ATGAGTAATTTACCCGCCCCACGCACCAACTGGCTGGGCAAGCCTCTCAAATCGCCCGACGAGCCGTCAGGCCAACCTAAAAGTAAGAACGATATCGGCTCCCGCCATCGCCGTTGGTATAACCAGCTATTTCGCTTTGTGAAGTCTTTCTGGTGGATATGGTTAATCGGCGGCCTGGCCTTGCTAGCCGTTATCTTGTCATATATTAGCAGAGATGCCCTGAATTTTTATTTATCCGGGTTGCAGGTTTCCGTAGAGTTTCTTTTCCGGCTTATCTTTGCCCTCAGCATTAATATTCTTATGTTCGTGGGCATTTTCTGGTTTATGGCCCGCTCCAAGACCGAGGTCATTCTGCCGGGCGACCCGAAATCGTTGACCCTGGACGACTACAAAGGCCAGAAGCAGTTGGTTAAACTGGTGAAAGAATGGATTTCGCTCCTCTCTGACCGAACCGAGTTTCAGAAGATGGGTGGTAACTTTATCAACGGCCTCTTGCTCTACGGCCCGCCCGGCACCGGCAAGACGATGCTGGCGAAGTGCATGGCCGGCGAGGCCGGGATCGCTTTCATGTCAATGGAAGGCTCAGGCTTCCGCGCCATGTTTTTTGGCGTAGACGTGCTGAAGATGATTGCTTTCTGCAACAAAGCCAAGAAGCTGGCTCGTGAGTATGGGGCCTGCATCGCCTACATTGACGAGATTGATGCCGTAGGCGCCAGCCGCGGCGGCGTGATGGGCGGCGGCGGTATGATGGGCATGATGGGCGGCGGCAGCGGCTCACTCACCCGTTTGTTGTACGAAATGGACGGTATCGGCGAAGTGACCCGCTGGGAAAAATTACAAGGCCGCCTCTACCGATTTTTTGGCAAAAAACCGCCGGTGCGCAACTGGCACGTGCTTTACATGGGTTCCACCAACCGGCCTGATGTGCTCGACCCGGCCCTCACCCGGCCTGGACGTTTTGATCGTTCAATTGAAGTCAGCGCTCCTGACAAAACTGGCCGCCGTGAGATCGTTCAATATTACCTGAGCAAAATTACTCATGATGAGACAGTTGATGTTGAAGCAATTGTTGCCGACACCAATGGCGCAACGCCGGAGCGAATCATGTCAGCCATCACCAAAGATTCAGTGCGTATTGCGTTGTTCTCTGGAAAGAGGCTGGTTGGCCAACGCGACATTGACCTGGCTTTCCAGGAACAGTATTTTGGCATTGAGAACCCAATTGAAGAGATGGAAGAAGATCAGAAACGAGTGTTGGCGTATCACGAAGCCGGACATGCAGTCGTTCAGCATTATGTGATGCCTGACCAGCGCATTGTGCGAGTGTCCATTATCCGGCGTGGCCGGGCTTATGGCTACGTACTGCCGGTGGATACAAAGGAGTGGCACATCGTCCCTTTGCGTCGTTTCGTCGTAGATATGATGGTCTCTCTGGCAGGACGCGCGGCAGAGAACGTTTTCTTTGGAGAGCCTTTTGCCAGCGTAGGCGGGGATTACGCTAATATCCGCAACAATCTTTGGGTCTTATATGTGTCAGGCATGTTTGGCCCGCCACTCAAAGGCCAGGCAATGGTTTCAATGATGGCAGGCGAGAGTAGCATATCACAGGGCGAAAAAGACAAAATAATTGAACAGTATTGGCGAACTTTGGAAACCCAGGTAGAAAATTTGCTGCGCGCACATGCGTCGGAGGTTCACTCCTTAGTCAATGCCTTGCTGGAACGCAGCGACTTGAGCGGAACAGAAGCATTGGAAATCATGGAGAATGCGCGCCTTGAAGCTATCGCTCGAGGCGAACATGTTCCTGAAGGCCTGCCGCCGATGATGATGCAACTGCTCCCCGAGCATCAGCGCCAACCTGCGAAGTTGGAAGAACTTGAGCCGGCCCCGGCGGCAGATTGA
- a CDS encoding type II toxin-antitoxin system HicA family toxin, translating into MAKLRVLSGREVCKILSKHGFSKVRQKSSHILMQKKVRDTTITVPVPDHDELKRGTLLGIIQQSSLPRSLFETD; encoded by the coding sequence ATGGCTAAACTGCGCGTCCTTTCAGGCCGGGAAGTATGCAAAATTCTGTCCAAGCATGGCTTCAGCAAGGTACGACAAAAAAGCAGTCACATCTTGATGCAGAAGAAAGTTCGAGATACCACCATCACCGTCCCTGTGCCAGACCACGACGAATTGAAGCGAGGTACATTGCTGGGCATCATCCAACAATCTAGTTTGCCGCGTTCGCTGTTTGAGACAGATTGA
- a CDS encoding dCTP deaminase gives MGLKPDHWIKKMALEHRMIEPFVESQVRNGVISYGVSSYGYDIRVADEYKIFTNVFSAVVDPKHFDPRSMVDFKGEVCVIPPNSFVLARTVEYFRIPRKVLTVCLGKSTYARCGLIVNVTPFEPEWEGYVTLEISNTTPLPARVYSNEGVAQVLFFEADEECNISYADKKGKYQAQQGVVLPRL, from the coding sequence ATGGGACTCAAGCCAGATCATTGGATCAAGAAAATGGCGCTGGAACACCGGATGATCGAGCCGTTTGTGGAAAGCCAGGTGCGCAACGGGGTGATTTCTTACGGCGTGTCGTCTTACGGCTACGACATTCGGGTGGCCGACGAATATAAAATCTTCACCAACGTCTTTTCGGCAGTGGTGGATCCCAAGCATTTCGATCCGCGCTCGATGGTGGACTTCAAGGGCGAAGTGTGCGTCATCCCGCCCAACTCGTTCGTGTTGGCCCGTACCGTCGAGTATTTCCGCATCCCGCGCAAGGTGCTCACCGTTTGTTTGGGCAAAAGCACGTATGCCCGTTGCGGCCTCATCGTCAACGTTACCCCCTTCGAGCCGGAGTGGGAAGGCTACGTGACGCTTGAAATTTCGAATACCACACCGCTTCCGGCCCGTGTTTATTCGAACGAAGGTGTGGCCCAGGTGTTGTTCTTCGAGGCCGACGAAGAGTGCAATATCTCTTACGCCGACAAGAAGGGCAAGTATCAGGCTCAACAGGGCGTGGTGCTTCCCCGGCTGTAG
- a CDS encoding serine hydroxymethyltransferase — MSDYLFRGTLRDLDPQLAELADIEAERQYRKLILIASESTAPLAVRESLSTAFHNIYAEGYPDDESRFMTQAEILDHEARLGHYRRYADPRYYKGVEYADTVEALARRRCAEIFAANGVSADQIFVNVQALSGGPANNAVYHALVNPGDTVMGMNLLFGGHLSHGSAVNRSGKYYKIVPYTINPQTEKIDMDEVERLAKEHKPKMIIVGYSSYPWAADFKRFREIADSVGAYLLADMAHVAGLISAGVYPSPIGYAHVVSFTTHKTLNGPRGACILTTDLALAKKIDRAVFPGEQGGPHVNVFVGLALAFKLAATPEYKELQKQTVKNAVRFADQLKAHGFKIPFGGTESHLFNLDCKSVTGLDGTPLMGDMAARVLDIAGVVVNRNTIPGDKSALNPSGLRLGTPWITQRGFNEGHIDRLAELITQALRACRPYAYSGRKGDVFRVKVDFDALNDVKVKIRDLAQSVGIDFAPTTHGYPHFYYIDEQSPAGKYAQIEIRGERADEFLNWATTNDIYSLKDGQSQPTEIHTSSHHCKGAVTRVDGRYYTLTVPAESATHIKTWLRDLSDGYIMFDAYDLYAKLPGPMIVRDGAAVEKLPVKGEGMSATKPYYIGLRGGEGVALPKFEWQEPTDAPIKKTHLNETHKALGGRMVPFAGWEMPVQYSGVLEEHLATRQAAGLFDVSHMGVWDAKGPGACAFLDAVTTNEAAALRPGQSMYSQFLAPNAHVLDDCYIYMLAAEHYLIVVNASNDDKDWAWVNAVKNGKVMVDEARPRVAAPGREAVTLRNLRADSSETDMRVDIALQGPKSREILLALGANNKSLITKLKRTELCRATVGGFDLIVARTGYTGEQMGFELFVHPDHVVDLWNALMKAGAPLGLKPCGLASRDSLRTEAGLPLYGDEMAGHLDLGVGDAGFESYVKTHKPWFVGRKAFIAQEKNRKGEVARFRFNAKSGRMAHNGDPVLDDKGRVIGEVTCCSIDTEGYRSGQAYLELRHTSEGTPIYIFQSASDKPEKARKGLKVGEKVTLPEAATVLSRFLKKK, encoded by the coding sequence ATGTCCGACTACCTCTTTCGCGGCACCCTTCGCGACCTCGACCCGCAGTTGGCCGAACTGGCCGATATCGAAGCCGAGCGCCAATACCGCAAACTGATTCTCATTGCCTCCGAAAGCACTGCGCCCCTGGCCGTGCGCGAGTCGCTTAGCACCGCCTTCCACAACATCTACGCCGAAGGCTACCCCGACGACGAGTCGCGCTTCATGACCCAGGCCGAGATTCTCGATCACGAAGCGCGGCTGGGCCACTACCGCCGCTACGCCGACCCGCGCTACTACAAAGGCGTGGAGTACGCCGACACGGTCGAGGCCCTGGCCCGCCGCCGCTGCGCCGAAATTTTTGCCGCCAACGGCGTGAGCGCCGACCAAATCTTCGTCAACGTGCAAGCCCTCTCCGGCGGCCCGGCCAACAACGCCGTCTACCACGCCCTCGTCAACCCCGGCGACACCGTGATGGGCATGAACCTGCTCTTCGGCGGCCACCTCTCGCACGGCTCCGCCGTCAACCGCAGTGGCAAGTATTACAAAATTGTGCCTTACACCATCAACCCGCAAACCGAAAAGATTGACATGGACGAAGTCGAGCGGCTGGCGAAGGAACACAAGCCCAAGATGATCATCGTCGGCTACTCGTCGTACCCCTGGGCCGCCGACTTCAAGCGCTTCCGGGAAATCGCCGACTCGGTAGGCGCTTACCTTTTGGCCGACATGGCCCACGTGGCCGGACTCATTTCCGCCGGAGTCTATCCGTCGCCCATCGGCTACGCCCACGTCGTCAGCTTCACCACCCACAAGACGCTCAACGGCCCGCGCGGGGCCTGCATCCTCACCACCGACCTGGCGCTGGCCAAGAAAATTGATCGCGCCGTCTTCCCCGGCGAGCAGGGCGGCCCGCACGTCAACGTCTTCGTCGGCCTGGCCCTGGCCTTCAAACTCGCCGCCACGCCTGAATACAAAGAACTGCAAAAGCAAACCGTCAAGAACGCCGTTCGCTTCGCCGACCAACTGAAGGCGCATGGTTTCAAGATTCCGTTCGGCGGCACCGAGTCGCACCTTTTCAACCTCGACTGCAAGTCCGTCACCGGCCTGGACGGCACACCACTCATGGGCGACATGGCCGCCCGCGTCCTCGACATCGCCGGGGTCGTCGTCAACCGCAACACCATCCCCGGCGACAAGTCGGCCCTCAACCCGTCCGGCCTGCGCCTCGGCACGCCCTGGATCACCCAACGCGGCTTCAACGAAGGGCACATTGACCGCCTGGCCGAACTGATCACCCAGGCGCTCAGAGCATGCCGCCCTTACGCTTACTCTGGCCGCAAGGGCGATGTCTTCCGCGTCAAAGTGGACTTCGACGCCCTCAACGATGTCAAAGTCAAAATCCGCGATCTTGCCCAATCGGTGGGCATTGACTTCGCGCCGACAACGCACGGCTACCCGCACTTCTATTACATTGACGAGCAATCGCCCGCCGGCAAATATGCCCAGATCGAAATCAGGGGCGAACGCGCCGACGAATTTTTGAACTGGGCCACGACGAACGACATTTACTCCTTGAAAGACGGCCAGAGCCAGCCGACCGAGATTCATACCTCCAGCCACCACTGCAAAGGCGCCGTCACCCGCGTGGATGGCCGCTACTACACCCTCACCGTCCCGGCAGAGTCGGCCACCCACATCAAGACCTGGTTGCGCGATCTATCCGACGGTTACATCATGTTCGATGCTTACGATCTCTACGCCAAACTTCCCGGCCCGATGATCGTGCGCGACGGGGCGGCGGTTGAAAAGCTTCCGGTCAAGGGCGAGGGCATGAGCGCGACCAAGCCGTATTACATCGGTCTGCGCGGCGGCGAGGGGGTGGCCCTGCCCAAATTTGAATGGCAAGAGCCGACCGACGCGCCCATCAAAAAGACTCACCTCAACGAAACGCACAAGGCGCTCGGCGGGCGCATGGTTCCGTTTGCAGGCTGGGAGATGCCGGTGCAATATTCCGGCGTGCTGGAAGAACATCTGGCTACGCGACAGGCCGCCGGTCTGTTTGACGTGAGTCACATGGGCGTGTGGGACGCTAAAGGGCCGGGCGCGTGCGCCTTCCTCGACGCGGTGACGACGAACGAGGCCGCCGCGCTCCGGCCCGGCCAAAGTATGTACTCGCAATTTCTCGCGCCGAACGCGCACGTGCTCGACGACTGTTACATCTACATGCTGGCCGCCGAACATTACTTGATTGTGGTGAATGCCAGCAACGACGACAAGGACTGGGCGTGGGTGAACGCGGTGAAGAACGGCAAAGTGATGGTGGACGAAGCCCGCCCCCGGGTGGCCGCCCCTGGCCGTGAAGCTGTGACTCTCCGCAACCTGCGCGCCGACTCCTCTGAAACCGACATGCGCGTGGACATTGCCCTGCAAGGCCCCAAGTCGCGTGAGATTCTCCTCGCGCTCGGCGCCAATAACAAATCACTCATCACCAAACTAAAACGAACCGAACTCTGCCGGGCCACCGTCGGCGGATTCGATCTGATCGTCGCCCGCACTGGCTACACCGGCGAGCAGATGGGCTTCGAGTTGTTCGTGCATCCTGATCATGTGGTTGATCTGTGGAACGCACTGATGAAGGCTGGCGCGCCGCTAGGCCTGAAGCCCTGTGGTCTTGCGAGCCGCGACTCGCTCCGCACCGAGGCCGGCTTGCCGCTCTACGGCGACGAAATGGCCGGGCATTTGGATTTGGGTGTGGGCGACGCCGGCTTTGAGAGCTACGTGAAGACACACAAGCCCTGGTTCGTCGGGCGCAAAGCCTTTATCGCACAAGAGAAGAATCGCAAAGGCGAAGTAGCCCGCTTCCGCTTCAACGCCAAGAGCGGGCGCATGGCTCACAACGGCGACCCGGTGCTGGACGATAAAGGCCGCGTCATCGGCGAAGTGACCTGTTGCTCGATTGACACCGAGGGCTATCGCTCCGGCCAGGCCTACCTCGAACTCAGGCACACCAGCGAGGGCACACCGATTTATATCTTCCAGTCGGCCAGCGACAAGCCAGAGAAGGCGCGCAAAGGGTTGAAGGTGGGCGAGAAGGTGACACTGCCGGAGGCGGCGACGGTGTTGAGCAGGTTTCTGAAGAAGAAATAG